AGGATGACCGCGCCGAATTCGATCAGAAAGACAGCAGACGCATGCATGGGCTCACTCCCGCCCGAGTATCGCCGCGGCCGTCTCCACACCCTCGCGGGTGCCGATCACGATCAGCTCGTCCCCACCGGCCAGCCGGAAGTCGGGGGTCGGGGAGGGGATCGCCTCCGCCCTGCGCAGCACGGCCACGATCGAGGCGCCGGTCTCCGTCCGCATCCGCGTCTCGCCCAGCACCCTCCCGTTCCAGTGCGACGTGGACGACAGCTCGATCCGCTCGGCCACCAGCCCCAGCTCGGTGGTGGACAGCAGATTCGGGCTGTGATGACTTGGCATCAGCACCCCGACAAGCGCCTCCGCTTCCCCTGGGGTCAGCCTGGTGGACAGGGCACATTCATCGGGATCCTCCTTCCGGTACGCGCTCAGCGTCCGTCCGCCGTCGCGATGTGCGATGACCGAAAGCCGCCTGCTCTCTCGTGTCGTCAGGTCGTAGCGAACCCCGATCCCGGGCAATGGCGTACTGCTCATGCGCGGAGCGCCCACAGTCATCCCTCTCGTCGCTCGATTCCTGTGCCACCCTAACGAATGGCAAAGAATTGGTAATGACGGCAGGTGTACGAGGGTGCGATGGGACGATGCCGACCGCGTATGGGTGGGGTGGCCATCGATCTACGCATGAGGATGGCGCCCAGAGGAGGGGTGGTACCCATGATCGAGTGGAGGCGGCTCAACACCGGGATCAGGCCAGTTCCCGATCCTGTCGCCACTCCCGTCATCTGGGGCGGGGCCTCCCTGGGCGCGCTGGTGCTGGTGGCGACCCTGAACTTCCTCGGCGGCCATGGCCGCCCGATGTTCGCCCTGGTCGCGCTCTCGCTGCTGGCCGCTCTGCTGGGGCTGTGCGCGCGCTTTGTCGCGGCGCCCGGTACGGCGGGGCTGTGCTGGCTGTTCCTCAACGGCTTCGCCATTCCGCCCGCGGGACAGCTCTCCTGGGCGGGCGACCGGGACGCCCGCTGGCTCGCCTGTCTCCTGGCGGCGGCCGTCGCGGGCACGGCGCTCGCCCGCATCGTCAACGCCCGGGCGGGATACCGCCGCATCAGCCCGCTCGGCCGCCGTCCAGGGGCGCCGGAGTGAGGTGATCGGTCCGCGAGGTGATGTGACCGGTTCGCGAGGCGATGTGACCGGTTCGCGAGTGAGGTGACCGGTTCGCGAGGCGATGTGGCCGGTTCGCGAGTGAGGTGACTGGTCCGCGGTCGTAGGTCGCATGGCCGGGGGAAGGCCCGGCGAGCGGCCGATGCCCCGGGGCGGGCCCGTCCCTAGGCTCGGGGCGCGGCCCGGCGATCACGGGGCCGTCGATGCGTTCCCCATGACGAAGTCGATATGACGAAGTCGATGCGTTCCCCTACGACGAAGGAGGCGCCCATGCCCGCCGACGGTCAGAGCCACATCCGCATCGCCCGCCCCTCGCGTGACCTCGCGGCGGCGGAGCGCTTCTGGTGTGCGGGGCTGGGGTTGAGCGTGGTGCACCGGGTCGAGGGCGGTGACCGGGCCGGGGAGCACGATCTGCTGATGGTGGGTTGGCCGGACGCCTCCTGGCATCTGGAGCTCGTCCACGAGGCGGCCCACCCCGTCGAGCCTCGGCCGACCGAGGAGGATCTGCTGGTGGTCTACCTCGACGAGCCGGTCCCCGAGGAGCTCGTGGACCGGCTCATCCGGCACGGTGGCACTCGCGTCGCCTCGCCCAATCCGTACTGGAACGAATGGGGCGTCACCATCGAGGATCCGGACGGCTACCGCCTGGTGCTGTGCCGCCGCGGCTGGTCGAATTCCTGAGGCGCCGGGGTTTCCCAGGGTCAGGCCCAGGGCCCATGACCCAGGGCCATCGCGCTGCGGGGTGTCCGGCGGACCGCTCGGCGGAGCCGCGTATCGAGGCTTTCCCCTCCCCGCCCCTTCCCGATACCAGGGGCTCCGCCCCTGGACCCCGGGGCCGGTGGGCCGACCGTCGCCGCGGCCGGCCCACCGGCCGGGGCGCCGGCCGTGCCGCCTGCGGCGCGGCCGGGGCCCAGGGCGGAGCCCCGCCACGCGGCGGCGCCGCATATCGATGCCGTGGGAAGGGGCGAGGCCCCGGTTTCGGGGTCTGGGGCAGAGCCCCGGGGCCAGGGTCCAGGGCGAAGCCCCGGTCCGGAGCCTGAGGCAAAGCCCCCCGAGCCAGGGTCTGAGACGAAGCCCCGGGTCCGGAACCTGAGGCAAAGCCCCTGGGGCCGGGGTCCAGGGCGGAGCCCCGGACCGGGGTCCGGGACAAAGCCCCCCGAGGGCCAGGGGCCAGGGCAAAGCCCCGGCCCGGAACCTGAGGCAAAGCCCCCCGAGCCAGGGTCTGAGACGAAGCCCCGGGTCCGGAACCTGAGGCAAAGCCCCTGGGGCCGGGGTCCAGGGCGGAGCCCCGGACCGGGGTCCGGGACAAAGCCCCCCGAGGGCCAGGGGCCAGGGCAAAGCCCCGGCCCGGAACCTGAGGCAAAGCCCCCGAGCCAGGGTCTGAGACGAAGCCCCGGGTCCGGAACCTGAGGCAAAGCCCCTGGGGCCGGGGTCCAGGGCGGAGCCCCGGACCGGGGTCCGGGACAAAGCCCCCCGAGGGCCAGGATCCGGGACAAAGCCCCGGACCGAGGTCCGGGGCAAAGCCCCCGGGCCAGGGTCTGGGACGAAGCCCCGGCCCGGAGTCTGCGGCAAAGCCCCGGGCCAGGGTCTGGGACGAAGCCCCGGTTTCGGGGTCTGGGGCGGAGCCCCGGTTTCGGGGTCTGGGGCGGAGCCCCAGTTGAGGGAAGGGGCGGGGAGGGGAGCAGCTCGCCGCAGGCGTCACGATCCGTCGGACAGGGCACCCCCCTGGTGCGGCATCGTCAGGACCGCCACACCGTTGACGCGGTCGGCGGCGAGGTCGTCCAGGGCGGCGTTCGCCCGGTCGAAGGGGTACGGCGTGACCGTGGCGCTGATGCGGTGCTCGGCGGCCGCGGCGAGGAATTCGCGGCCGTCCTCGCGGGTGTTGGCGGTGACGCTGCGGACGGTGCGTTCCCGGAAGAGGTGCCGCTCGTAGTCGAGTGACGGGATGTCGGTGAGGTAGATCCCGGCGATGCTCAGCGTGCCGCCCGCGTCCAGAGACTCCAGGGCGACCGGGACCAGGTCGCCCACCGGGGCGAAGAGGATGGCGGCGTCGAGCGGCTCGGGCGGACGGTCGTAGGCGTCGTTCGCGGAGGCGGCGCCGAGGTCCAGGGCGAGTGCGCGGGCGGCGGGTGAGCGGGTCAGGACGTGGACGGCGGCGCCCCGCGCGATGGCCACCTGGGCGGTGAGGTGTGCCGAGCCGCCGAAGCCGTAGATGCCGAGCCGGCCGCCCGGCGGGGGGTCGGCCCGGCGCAGCGCGCGGTAGCCGATGATCCCGGCGCACAGCAGTGGGGCGAGCTCCTCGTCGCGGTATCCGGAGGGCAACTCATAGGCGTAGGCCGCCGGTACGGTGACGTACTCGGCGTAGCCGCCATCCGCGTCCCAGCCGGTGTACTCCGAGAGCGGGCACAGGTTCTCCTGGCCCCGGAGGCAGGAGCGGCAGCGACCGCAGGTGCGCCGCAGCCAGGGGACGCCGATCCGGATTCCGGGGCCGGGGCCATGCGCCCGCGAGCCCGCCGCGACGACCTCGCCGACCGCCTCGTGACCGGGGACGACGGGGCTGCGGTGCGGGGGCAGATCGCCGTCGCGGACATGCAGATCGGTACGGCAGACCCCACAGGCTCGGACCCTGATCAGCAGCTCGTCCTCCGCCGGGCGCGGAACCGGCAGCTCCACCTGCTCGATCCGGCCCGGGGCGGGGACCACCCATGCCCGCATGGTCGCCGGAAGGTCGACGTTCGCGTCCGTCACCTCGCCAACGTAACGCCGTGAGCACCGTGTCGACCGTAAGGCACGCGTTACGGCCATGCGGCGCCAAAAAGCGAAGAGATATGACCGGAAACTGCCAACCGCGTGCGGACGCGATCAGACCGAGGTGCGGTCCATGGCGTTGATCAGGCCGAGGTGCCGTCCATCGCGGCGATCAGGCTCGTGGGACGCATATCGGTCCAGTGCTTGTTGACGTAGTCCAGGCACGCCTGGCGGTCGTCCTCGCCGTGGGCGACCGTCCAGCCCGCGGGGACCTCGGCGAAGGCGGGCCACAGCGAGTGCTGCCCCTCCTCGTTGACGAGCACGAGATAGCGGCCGTCGGGGTTCTCGAAGGGGTTGCTCATCGCTGGTCTCCTCGCTCACGGTCGGCGTCGACGAGCTTGACGGTACCGGCAGGGGCCGGGCACCCGCCGAGGGGTTCCCGAGGGCCTGGGGAAAGGCCTGGGATACGGAAAATGGCACCTTCCTGACGGAATTCGGGGTTCCGGGGTGGCCCTCGCCTACGGTCCGCGGCATGGTCGCGTCCGCCAGAACCGAGCCCAGGGGCTCCATGGCCATGGAGCTCACCTTCGGCGACCCCGCGCT
This genomic interval from Streptomyces asiaticus contains the following:
- a CDS encoding cation:proton antiporter regulatory subunit translates to MSSTPLPGIGVRYDLTTRESRRLSVIAHRDGGRTLSAYRKEDPDECALSTRLTPGEAEALVGVLMPSHHSPNLLSTTELGLVAERIELSSTSHWNGRVLGETRMRTETGASIVAVLRRAEAIPSPTPDFRLAGGDELIVIGTREGVETAAAILGRE
- a CDS encoding MbtH family protein is translated as MSNPFENPDGRYLVLVNEEGQHSLWPAFAEVPAGWTVAHGEDDRQACLDYVNKHWTDMRPTSLIAAMDGTSA
- a CDS encoding zinc-binding alcohol dehydrogenase family protein is translated as MRAWVVPAPGRIEQVELPVPRPAEDELLIRVRACGVCRTDLHVRDGDLPPHRSPVVPGHEAVGEVVAAGSRAHGPGPGIRIGVPWLRRTCGRCRSCLRGQENLCPLSEYTGWDADGGYAEYVTVPAAYAYELPSGYRDEELAPLLCAGIIGYRALRRADPPPGGRLGIYGFGGSAHLTAQVAIARGAAVHVLTRSPAARALALDLGAASANDAYDRPPEPLDAAILFAPVGDLVPVALESLDAGGTLSIAGIYLTDIPSLDYERHLFRERTVRSVTANTREDGREFLAAAAEHRISATVTPYPFDRANAALDDLAADRVNGVAVLTMPHQGGALSDGS
- a CDS encoding VOC family protein; translation: MPADGQSHIRIARPSRDLAAAERFWCAGLGLSVVHRVEGGDRAGEHDLLMVGWPDASWHLELVHEAAHPVEPRPTEEDLLVVYLDEPVPEELVDRLIRHGGTRVASPNPYWNEWGVTIEDPDGYRLVLCRRGWSNS